One window from the genome of Alkalihalobacillus sp. LMS6 encodes:
- a CDS encoding GNAT family N-acetyltransferase: MFELKIHDQLSLKMIEFQDAEPIYTLTEQNRMHLREWLPWVDYIKAESDTLNFIKNCLKGHADNSSLNTVILYRDDIVGMASFNQLNWSNRTASIGYWISEQAQGKGIMTDVSRTLTQYAFHHLNMNKVEIRAATENKKSQSIPIKLGFTKEGGVRQAEWLYDHYVDHVIYGMLASEWKSE; the protein is encoded by the coding sequence ATGTTTGAACTGAAAATACATGACCAATTATCTTTGAAAATGATTGAGTTTCAGGATGCGGAACCCATTTACACACTAACGGAGCAAAACCGAATGCATTTAAGAGAGTGGCTACCTTGGGTAGATTATATCAAAGCAGAAAGTGACACGCTCAATTTTATAAAAAATTGCTTAAAAGGACATGCGGACAATTCTAGTCTTAACACAGTCATTCTTTATCGTGACGACATTGTAGGAATGGCCAGCTTTAATCAACTAAATTGGTCAAATAGAACGGCATCGATCGGGTATTGGATTAGTGAACAGGCGCAAGGAAAAGGAATTATGACTGATGTATCTCGTACATTAACACAGTACGCCTTTCACCATTTAAACATGAACAAAGTAGAAATACGTGCAGCCACTGAAAATAAGAAAAGCCAAAGCATCCCAATCAAATTAGGATTCACAAAAGAAGGAGGGGTTCGACAAGCGGAATGGCTGTATGATCATTATGTTGACCACGTCATCTATGGCATGCTGGCATCCGAATGGAAGAGTGAATAA